In Bacteriovorax stolpii, a single genomic region encodes these proteins:
- the frr gene encoding ribosome recycling factor, whose translation MMNETKTSLNDSMKKAVDSLKHQLTKVRTGRASASILDGVQVEYYGTMSPISQLGQISTPEARLLQIQPFDKTMIAAIEKAIFGANLGVTPTNDGNFVRLNFPSLTEDKRKDIAKEIKKIGEDAKVVLRNLRRDSNEAVKKAEKDKVISEDESKKIQTEIQNITDKFTKEIDTVVSNKEKEVLAI comes from the coding sequence ATGATGAATGAAACAAAAACTTCATTAAATGATTCAATGAAAAAAGCAGTTGATTCACTTAAGCACCAACTTACAAAAGTACGCACAGGAAGAGCATCTGCTTCTATCCTTGATGGAGTACAAGTTGAATACTACGGGACAATGAGCCCGATTTCTCAGCTAGGACAAATTTCAACTCCAGAAGCTCGTTTACTTCAAATTCAGCCATTCGATAAAACGATGATCGCTGCAATTGAAAAAGCAATCTTTGGTGCAAACCTTGGTGTAACTCCAACGAACGATGGAAATTTTGTTCGTCTTAACTTTCCTTCATTAACTGAAGACAAAAGAAAAGACATTGCAAAAGAAATTAAGAAAATCGGTGAAGACGCTAAAGTTGTTCTTAGAAACTTAAGACGTGACTCTAACGAAGCTGTAAAAAAAGCAGAAAAAGATAAAGTTATTTCTGAAGATGAATCAAAAAAAATTCAAACAGAAATTCAAAACATCACTGATAAATTTACAAAAGAAATCGACACTGTTGTTTCGAACAAAGAAAAAGAAGTTCTAGCAATCTAA
- the uppS gene encoding polyprenyl diphosphate synthase — protein sequence MEPLSHNIKHVAVIMDGNGRWAKQRSHPRVWGHVRGSAVVSTIVEEADNLGIEALTMYAFSSENWSRPQTEVRVLFNLLFKFLKKERERILKNNIRFRIMGDVSNLPEQTKKLIAQLEGETAHHTGLKLTFAFGYGARSEIAYAVNRFMKANPGKEMSEDDLNEFLMIPDLGDVDLLIRTGGDHRVSNFMLWQIAYAEMFFTETKWPDFTVTEFRFIIEQVAKRERRFGAIAPTANLETNVIVARENQRLIRG from the coding sequence TTGGAACCACTCAGCCACAATATTAAACACGTCGCTGTCATCATGGATGGCAATGGCCGTTGGGCAAAACAACGCTCGCATCCCAGAGTCTGGGGGCACGTGCGCGGGTCTGCAGTGGTTTCAACTATCGTTGAAGAAGCGGATAACTTAGGTATTGAAGCTTTAACAATGTATGCTTTTTCTTCAGAGAATTGGAGCCGTCCTCAGACGGAAGTCCGTGTTCTTTTTAATCTGCTTTTTAAATTCCTAAAAAAAGAACGTGAAAGAATTCTAAAAAATAACATCCGCTTTAGAATTATGGGAGATGTTTCTAATCTTCCAGAACAAACCAAAAAACTTATCGCTCAACTGGAAGGGGAGACTGCTCACCATACAGGATTGAAGCTGACATTTGCTTTTGGTTACGGAGCTCGTTCAGAAATTGCCTACGCGGTTAATCGCTTCATGAAAGCGAACCCTGGCAAAGAGATGAGCGAAGATGATTTGAATGAATTTTTAATGATCCCGGATCTTGGAGACGTGGATCTTTTAATTAGAACCGGTGGAGACCACCGCGTGTCTAATTTTATGTTGTGGCAGATTGCTTATGCTGAAATGTTTTTCACTGAAACAAAGTGGCCGGATTTTACGGTGACTGAGTTCAGATTTATTATTGAGCAAGTAGCAAAAAGAGAGAGAAGATTTGGGGCCATCGCTCCGACAGCTAATCTTGAAACGAACGTGATCGTTGCCCGCGAAAATCAGAGATTAATTCGAGGGTAA